The following coding sequences lie in one Sphingobium sp. KCTC 72723 genomic window:
- a CDS encoding ABC transporter ATP-binding protein, producing MADDTITDEEARIESAMQSSEFAISVRGIRNSFGDQVIHDNLDLDVRKGEILGVVGGSGTGKSVLMRSIIGLQTPDAGEIHVFGESMVGRLDDEALAIRKRWGVLFQGGALFSTLTVAENVEVPIREYYPNINAQLRDEIAAYKIRLTGLPSEAGPKYPSELSGGMKKRAGLARALALDPDLLFLDEPTAGLDPIGAAAFDDQTRKLQETLGLTVFLITHDLDTLYSICDRVAVLADKHVIAVGTIDELLALDHPWIQEYFNGPRGRAATAAVARAKDREQDKAALSPPDGRQ from the coding sequence ATGGCGGACGACACCATCACCGACGAAGAAGCCCGCATCGAAAGCGCGATGCAAAGCAGCGAATTTGCGATTTCGGTGCGCGGCATTCGCAACAGTTTTGGCGATCAGGTGATCCACGACAATCTGGACCTGGACGTGCGCAAGGGCGAGATTTTGGGCGTGGTCGGCGGATCCGGCACCGGCAAATCGGTGCTGATGCGGTCCATCATCGGATTGCAGACGCCCGACGCGGGCGAAATCCACGTCTTTGGCGAATCCATGGTCGGGCGACTGGATGATGAGGCATTGGCCATTCGCAAGCGATGGGGCGTGCTGTTTCAGGGCGGGGCGTTGTTTTCAACGCTGACCGTCGCCGAAAATGTCGAAGTGCCGATCCGCGAATATTATCCCAATATCAATGCGCAGTTGCGTGACGAAATTGCCGCCTACAAGATCCGCCTGACCGGATTGCCGAGCGAGGCTGGTCCCAAATATCCGTCCGAACTGTCGGGCGGCATGAAGAAGCGGGCGGGCCTGGCCCGTGCGCTGGCGCTGGACCCGGACCTGCTGTTTCTGGATGAACCGACGGCGGGGTTGGACCCCATCGGCGCAGCGGCGTTCGACGACCAGACCCGCAAGTTGCAGGAGACGCTGGGACTGACGGTGTTTCTCATCACCCATGATCTCGACACGCTCTATTCTATTTGCGACCGGGTGGCGGTGCTGGCGGACAAGCATGTAATTGCGGTCGGCACGATCGACGAATTGCTGGCGCTCGACCATCCCTGGATTCAGGAATATTTCAACGGTCCGCGCGGCCGCGCCGCAACGGCAGCGGTTGCCCGCGCCAAGGATCGCGAACAAGATAAGGCGGCGCTCAGCCCGCCGGACGGAAGGCAATAG
- a CDS encoding ABC transporter permease, with product MNKAANLAEEMRDDGTVIRLSGSLAIACLHDLPDRLDAVQGPVQSIDLTDVDHIDTIGAWTVHRTAKRLGCTISGGSGDATRLVEAVGALDEPVPIRPDHVPALSRVVGQIGEAVVASANTMMGLLGFFGSTLVASWSVMRHPSRFRWNAVVQRFEVVGVAALGIIGLMSFLIGIVIAQQGSVQLRQFGMEMLTINLVGRLTFRELGVLMTAIMVAGRSGSAFAAQLGTMKLTEEIDAMRTIGVSPMEALVLPRTLAVVIMMPLLGFYASILSVIGGGFLCWIALDIPPITFLQRLREVVPITDLWVGLIKAPVFGLIIAISGCFQGMQVKGNAEEVGLRTTAAVVQAIFLVIVIDAFFAVFFTWIGWN from the coding sequence ATGAATAAAGCCGCCAATCTTGCTGAAGAAATGCGCGATGACGGCACGGTGATCCGGCTTTCCGGGTCGCTGGCGATTGCCTGTTTGCATGACCTTCCCGACCGTCTGGATGCCGTGCAGGGTCCGGTGCAGTCTATCGACCTGACCGATGTGGATCATATCGATACCATCGGCGCATGGACCGTGCATCGCACCGCAAAACGGCTGGGCTGCACCATCAGCGGGGGCAGCGGCGACGCGACTCGCCTGGTGGAAGCAGTCGGTGCGCTGGATGAACCTGTGCCGATCCGCCCTGACCATGTCCCGGCGCTCAGCCGCGTCGTCGGCCAGATCGGCGAAGCGGTGGTGGCATCGGCCAATACGATGATGGGGCTGCTCGGCTTTTTCGGCAGCACATTGGTGGCGAGTTGGAGCGTCATGCGCCATCCCAGCCGTTTCCGCTGGAACGCGGTGGTGCAACGGTTCGAGGTCGTGGGCGTCGCGGCGCTGGGCATTATCGGCCTGATGAGTTTCCTGATCGGCATCGTCATCGCCCAACAGGGTTCGGTGCAGTTGCGCCAGTTCGGCATGGAAATGCTGACCATCAATCTGGTCGGCCGCCTGACATTCCGCGAACTGGGCGTGCTGATGACCGCGATCATGGTCGCCGGTCGTTCCGGTTCCGCCTTCGCGGCGCAGCTCGGCACGATGAAGCTGACCGAGGAAATCGATGCGATGCGCACCATCGGCGTGTCGCCGATGGAAGCGCTGGTGCTGCCGCGCACGCTGGCCGTGGTCATCATGATGCCGTTGCTGGGCTTTTATGCGTCGATCCTGTCGGTCATCGGCGGCGGGTTTCTGTGCTGGATCGCGCTAGACATTCCCCCCATCACCTTCCTGCAACGATTGCGCGAAGTCGTGCCGATCACCGACCTGTGGGTGGGCCTGATCAAGGCGCCGGTATTCGGCCTGATCATTGCCATTTCAGGCTGTTTTCAGGGGATGCAGGTCAAGGGAAATGCCGAGGAAGTGGGCCTGCGCACGACGGCCGCCGTGGTGCAGGCGATTTTCCTCGTCATCGTGATCGACGCTTTCTTTGCGGTGTTCTTTACCTGGATCGGATGGAATTGA
- a CDS encoding ABC-type transport auxiliary lipoprotein family protein, which translates to MFHPKMTGIALALSAAVLLPGCVSFGGKPPQQLLTLDAAQKVPAGAARVAGSGRTLIVADPEAPKMIDNVRVPVQVGPTSVAYVTKVQWADTPRHLFRRLLAETISATTDRVVLDSGQFSGDGGQRLDGEIVAFGLDAPGNQAVVTFDAVLATPEGVAIARQRFTASQPVGAKIDAATVGAPLNAAANKVAAEVAAWVAQAR; encoded by the coding sequence ATGTTCCACCCCAAGATGACGGGCATTGCGCTGGCACTGAGCGCTGCCGTCCTGCTGCCCGGATGCGTGTCCTTCGGGGGCAAGCCGCCGCAGCAGTTGCTGACGCTGGACGCTGCGCAAAAGGTGCCTGCGGGCGCGGCGCGGGTCGCCGGGTCCGGGCGCACGCTGATCGTCGCCGACCCCGAAGCGCCCAAGATGATCGACAATGTCCGCGTCCCGGTGCAGGTCGGGCCGACATCGGTCGCTTATGTGACCAAGGTGCAATGGGCCGACACGCCCCGGCACCTGTTCCGGCGGTTACTAGCCGAAACCATTTCCGCGACCACTGACCGGGTCGTGCTGGATAGCGGGCAGTTTTCGGGCGATGGCGGCCAACGGCTGGACGGCGAAATCGTCGCTTTCGGTCTGGATGCGCCCGGCAATCAGGCGGTAGTGACGTTCGACGCGGTGCTGGCAACGCCCGAAGGCGTAGCGATCGCGCGGCAGCGCTTTACTGCCAGCCAGCCAGTGGGTGCCAAAATCGACGCGGCAACCGTCGGTGCGCCGTTGAACGCGGCGGCGAACAAGGTTGCGGCCGAGGTCGCGGCATGGGTGGCGCAGGCGCGGTAG
- a CDS encoding MlaD family protein: protein METRSNHVLVGTVTLLLLAAIIAAAFWFSRLSEGDNKQFDIFFKQSVSGLAKGSSVNYAGVPSGQVEAIELWKRDPSFVKVRISVKDGTPVLQGTTATIAGVGFTGVSEVVLDGAVKGAPPIVCPAENPLTACPDGVAVIPTKPGALGELLNNAPQLLERLSTLTERLTEVLSDKNQQSIAGILANVERVSGALADRSPEIAATLAEARIAVQRTGVAVEQIGKLAATTDMMLNEEGRPLMADLRKSVQAATRSIETLDKTIGEAQPGVKAFSTQTMPEVNQLVRDLREMSRSFRGVAEKLDQQGAGSIVGSPPLPDYKP, encoded by the coding sequence ATGGAAACCCGCTCCAACCATGTGCTGGTCGGCACGGTCACGCTGCTGTTGCTGGCGGCGATCATCGCTGCGGCCTTCTGGTTCTCCCGCCTGTCGGAGGGCGACAACAAGCAGTTCGACATCTTCTTCAAACAGTCGGTCAGCGGCCTGGCGAAGGGATCGAGCGTCAATTACGCCGGCGTCCCTTCGGGACAGGTCGAGGCGATCGAATTGTGGAAGCGCGACCCCAGTTTCGTAAAGGTTCGCATTTCCGTGAAGGACGGCACACCCGTCCTGCAAGGCACGACCGCGACGATCGCGGGGGTGGGCTTTACCGGGGTTAGCGAAGTGGTGCTGGACGGCGCGGTCAAGGGCGCGCCGCCGATCGTTTGCCCGGCGGAAAATCCGCTGACCGCCTGCCCCGATGGCGTGGCGGTGATCCCTACCAAGCCCGGCGCGCTGGGCGAGTTGCTTAACAATGCCCCGCAATTGCTGGAACGGCTGTCGACCCTGACCGAACGATTGACCGAAGTGTTGAGCGACAAGAATCAACAATCGATCGCGGGCATCCTTGCCAATGTCGAGCGGGTGTCGGGTGCATTGGCCGACCGCAGCCCGGAAATCGCGGCCACGCTGGCCGAAGCGCGCATCGCCGTGCAGCGCACCGGGGTCGCCGTCGAACAGATCGGCAAGCTGGCCGCCACGACCGATATGATGCTGAACGAGGAAGGCAGGCCGCTGATGGCCGACCTGCGCAAGAGCGTGCAGGCCGCAACGCGCAGCATCGAGACGTTGGACAAGACGATCGGCGAAGCACAGCCGGGCGTGAAGGCATTCAGCACCCAGACCATGCCGGAAGTGAACCAGTTGGTCCGCGACCTGCGCGAAATGTCCCGGTCTTTCCGGGGGGTAGCGGAGAAACTGGACCAGCAGGGCGCCGGGTCGATCGTAGGATCGCCGCCGCTGCCGGACTATAAACCATGA
- a CDS encoding HAD family hydrolase, whose translation MDRTVTFSGTYTGFLIHVARAMAPWRLALLPVVGLAMLAYVLKLFSRQRLKEINQTLMIGYHVERARLMPHIESYADKVVATNLRSGAVAQIAQDRADGYRLVLATASYRLYVEPIARRLGFDAVIATDHLSQDLRYVRARIAGENCYDTGKLRMIKAWMAAEAIDRTQAHIRAYSDHVSDAPMLEFADIPFASNPHKPLARLAAARGWTRVDWT comes from the coding sequence ATGGACCGCACGGTCACGTTCAGCGGCACCTATACCGGATTCCTGATCCATGTCGCGCGCGCAATGGCGCCGTGGCGACTGGCGCTGCTGCCCGTCGTGGGGCTGGCGATGCTGGCCTATGTGCTGAAGCTGTTTTCGCGACAGCGGCTCAAGGAAATCAACCAGACGCTGATGATCGGCTATCATGTCGAACGCGCCAGGTTGATGCCGCATATCGAAAGCTATGCCGACAAGGTGGTGGCGACCAATCTGCGCAGCGGTGCCGTGGCGCAGATCGCGCAGGACCGGGCCGATGGCTATCGCCTCGTCCTCGCCACTGCCTCCTATCGCCTTTATGTCGAGCCGATCGCCCGGCGGCTGGGCTTTGACGCAGTGATCGCAACCGATCATCTCAGCCAGGATCTGCGCTATGTCCGTGCCAGAATCGCGGGCGAAAATTGCTATGACACCGGCAAGTTGCGGATGATCAAGGCATGGATGGCGGCCGAAGCGATCGACCGGACCCAGGCGCATATCCGCGCCTATTCCGACCATGTGTCGGACGCGCCGATGCTGGAATTTGCCGACATTCCTTTCGCATCCAACCCGCACAAGCCGCTGGCTCGGCTGGCGGCGGCGCGCGGCTGGACGCGGGTGGACTGGACCTAA